CTGTTAACAAGTGAACTTCAAGGCGGGAATTGCAACAAAAGATGAAGCTGGAAAGGCGAAACAGAAACAAAAAAGGCGCCAGAGGCGCCTTTTTAACAGGATTAGTCGTTATCGCTTATCGACACTGACAAAATCGCGGCTGTGTTCGCCGGTGTACAGCTGACGTGGGCGACTGATCTTGTGACCAGGCTGATCCAGCATTTCTTTCCAGTGAGAGATCCAGCCAACGGTGCGGGCCAGAGCAAAAATCACGGTGAACATGCTGGTTGGAATGCCAATGGCCTTCATGATGATACCTGAGTAGAAGTCTACGTTCGGGTAGAGCTTCTTGGAGATAAAGTACTCATCATTGAGGGCAATACGCTCGAGCTCCATGGCAACGTCCAGCAGAGGGTCGTTCACCTTGAGCTCGCTCAGCACTTCGTGGCAGGTTTCACGCATTACCTTGGCACGTGGGTCAAAGTTCTTGTACACGCGGTGACCGAAGCCCATCAGACGGAATGGATCATTCTTGTCCTTGGCGCGGTCGATAAACTCAGGAATACGGTCAACAGTACCGATTTCTTCCAGCATGCGCAGACAGGCTTCGTTGGCACCACCGTGGGCAGGACCCCACAGAGACGCAATACCGGCTGCGATACAGGCGAATGGGTTGGCACCGGAAGAGCCGGCCAGACGCACAGTAGAAGTAGAGGCATTCTGTTCGTGATCAGCGTGCAGGATGAAGATGCGATCCATGGCGCGCTCGATGATTGGGTTTACCTTGTACTCTTCGCAAGGTACGGCAAACATCATCGACAGGAAGTTACCGGCGTAGCTCAAGTCATTACGTGGGTACACGAATGGCTGGCCGATGGAATACTTGTAGCACATGGCTGCCAGCGTCGGCATCTTGGATACCAGACGATAGGCGGCAATTTCACGGTGACGGGCGTCGTTTACATCCAGAGAGTCCTGGTAGAAAGCAGACAGTGCACCGGTCACACCGCATAGCATGGCCATGGGGTGTGCATCGCGACGGAAGCCGCGGAAGAAGAATGCCAACTGCTCGTGAACCATGGTGTGGCTCTTCACAGTGTGGGCAAATTGTTCGTATTGCGCTTTAGTCGGCAGTTCGCCGTACAGGAGGGCGTAGCAGAGTTCCAGATAGTTGGATTCTACTGCCAGCTGCTCGATGGGGTAGCCACGGTGCAGCAAAATACCCTTGTCGCCGTCGATATAGGTAATTGCTGATTCACAGGAAGCTGTGGCCAGAAACCCTGGATCAAAGGTGAAATAACCTTTGCTGCCCAGCTTGCTGATATCGATAACATCGAAACCTTCGGTGCCCTGTTTAACCGGCAGTTCAATTGAATCGTTCCCCGGTAATTCCAATTTGGCTTTCAAATCAGCCATACCCCGTTCTCCTTACTTCATTCTTGTGGTGAGTGCGGCATGTCAAAACGGCCCCTACTTTACAAGCAATCGAGATCACATTTCAATTTAAATAAGCGTTTAAATTCCTTAGACCATGGTATAGGTCTGACCAATTTCCCTGTCAAGACTAGTACTTATCCCATAAAAAGGCCAAAAAAACTAAATATGCATAATGTGACGTTTGTATTTGACTTTTGCGGCGAGTATACTTGCTGCGGCTCGAAAGGGCTGATTACAGAAGGCTTTAGGCACCTTTTCTCTGCATGAAAAAACGGTAGCCAAAACAGCCCTCTGAAGATAACACCTTTTTCTTTTG
This portion of the Shewanella amazonensis SB2B genome encodes:
- a CDS encoding citrate synthase, translated to MADLKAKLELPGNDSIELPVKQGTEGFDVIDISKLGSKGYFTFDPGFLATASCESAITYIDGDKGILLHRGYPIEQLAVESNYLELCYALLYGELPTKAQYEQFAHTVKSHTMVHEQLAFFFRGFRRDAHPMAMLCGVTGALSAFYQDSLDVNDARHREIAAYRLVSKMPTLAAMCYKYSIGQPFVYPRNDLSYAGNFLSMMFAVPCEEYKVNPIIERAMDRIFILHADHEQNASTSTVRLAGSSGANPFACIAAGIASLWGPAHGGANEACLRMLEEIGTVDRIPEFIDRAKDKNDPFRLMGFGHRVYKNFDPRAKVMRETCHEVLSELKVNDPLLDVAMELERIALNDEYFISKKLYPNVDFYSGIIMKAIGIPTSMFTVIFALARTVGWISHWKEMLDQPGHKISRPRQLYTGEHSRDFVSVDKR